In one window of Camelina sativa cultivar DH55 chromosome 15, Cs, whole genome shotgun sequence DNA:
- the LOC104748196 gene encoding enhanced ethylene response protein 5-like, whose amino-acid sequence MAYVSMGEAHRRITEYLNRFCDAVSYQDSSTLCRLLSFSSNSPPLLSLADALNLFQDASSSLIRQSDKFSEYGEILAPLFRSLQSYRVGNLVEAYLAFDKFANAFVQEFRNWESAWALEALHVVCYEIRVLAEKADHKELTCNGKSPEKLKAAGSLLMKVFGLLAAGKGPKRLGALYVTCQLFKTYFKLGTVNLCPSVIRSIETARIFDFEEFPRRDKVTYMYYTGRLEVFNENFLAADTKLSYALQYCNPKREGNIRMILKYLIPVKLSIGVIPKDDELLQNYNLHEYTKIVQALRKGDLRLLRHALQEHEDRFLRSGVYLVLEKLELQVYQRLMKKIYIIQKQSDPARAHQLKLEVIAKALRWLEMDMDLDEVECIMTILIHKNLVKGYLAHKSKVVVLSKQNPFPKLNGKPVGS is encoded by the coding sequence ATGGCTTACGTTAGTATGGGTGAAGCTCACAGGCGAATCACTGAATACTTAAACCGTTTCTGCGACGCCGTTTCGTACCAAGACTCTTCTACACTTTGCCGtctcctctctttctcatcCAATTCTCCACCTCTTCTCTCACTCGCCGATGCACTCAACCTCTTCCAGGATGCTAGCAGCAGTTTGATTAGACAGTCTGATAAATTCTCTGAATACGGCGAGATTTTGGCTCCTTTGTTTCGTTCTCTACAAAGTTACCGAGTTGGGAATCTAGTCGAAGCATACCTTGCTTTCGACAAGTTTGCCAATGCATTTGTTCAGGAGTTTCGTAATTGGGAATCTGCTTGGGCATTGGAAGCTCTGCATGTTGTTTGTTATGAAATTCGGGTTCTTGCGGAAAAGGCTGATCATAAAGAGTTAACTTGTAATGGAAAGTCTCCCGAGAAATTAAAAGCAGCTGGATCTCTTCTCATGAAAGTTTTTGGACTTCTTGCAGCTGGGAAAGGTCCAAAACGACTCGGAGCATTATATGTGACATGTCAATTGTTCAAGACCTACTTTAAGCTTGGAACCGTCAATCTGTGTCCAAGTGTAATAAGAAGTATTGAAACTGCTCGGATATTTGACTTTGAGGAGTTTCCAAGAAGAGACAAGGTCACATACATGTATTACACCGGACGATTAGAAGTCTTCAACGAAAATTTTCTTGCTGCGGATACAAAGCTATCATATGCCTTGCAATATTGCAACCCCAAAAGAGAAGGGAATATAAGGATGATATTGAAGTATTTGATACCCGTGAAACTTTCAATAGGAGTTATACCGAAAGATGATGAGCTcttgcaaaattataatcttcATGAGTACACAAAGATTGTGCAAGCTCTGCGAAAGGGTGATCTCAGGCTTCTCCGGCATGCTCTTCAAGAACATGAAGACCGGTTCTTGAGGTCGGGTGTGTATCTTGTCTTGGAAAAGCTAGAGCTCCAAGTCTACCAGAGACTTATGAAGAAAATTTATATCATCCAGAAGCAGAGTGATCCAGCGAGAGCGCACCAGCTGAAGCTTGAAGTGATTGCCAAAGCACTAAGATGGCTAGAAATGGACATGGATCTCGACGAGGTGGAATGTATAATGACGATATTGATACACAAGAACCTTGTGAAAGGTTATTTAGCGCACAAGAGCAAAGTGGTAGTTCTAAGCAAGCAAAATCCTTTCCCTAAACTAAACGGGAAGCCGGTTGGCtcatag
- the LOC104745745 gene encoding F-box/FBD/LRR-repeat protein At3g14710-like has translation MHPETKQACLVKVPSSKKARLCSDQNFEDKFSSLHESIVSRILSHLLTVEAVSTSVLSKSWRNMWTSITELQFDDKIHRDPTDSRFTDFVDRVIGNIGSHPINSFYLRSVNSYDEAFLISWLSEVLKRNLQRLVIICHELDSVNFSPLFPSFGSLVELRLRTKSILDISAPALLPNLKFLSLEDARIFNLSSVSTNLVLNFPVLETFEASYCRCFRTDTVILDSPLLRIFEMFKCTSVHVPNASQVCKIRVLASNLEKITFSGNDSRKILLSFPPSLPEAYLALRRSHWSKKFLSSFTCVKSLGLELSKDFHVLKVPKFRQLVYLHLIYDMTRYFTLTQFLEAAPILEMLSIRDLTSPRSSPTEKLLKELRSEESPDCIRTMLKVLQIRNFKPNRLQTSVLRCVMENAGILGSVILSSPNPITEEAKAQILSYPKASPHASVFFE, from the exons ATGCATCCCGAGACAAAACAAGCGTGTTTAGTGAAGGTTCCATCTTCCAAGAAGGCTCGCCTATGCAGTGATCAGAACTTTGAAGATAAGTTCAGCAGCTTGCATGAGAGTATTGTTAGCAGAATTCTAAGCCATCTTCTAACTGTTGAAGCTGTTAGTACTTCTGTGTTGTCAAAGTCATGGAGGAACATGTGGACAAGCATCACAGAGTTACAGTTTGATGATAAAATTCATAGGGATCCGACTGATTCTCGATTTACTGACTTTGTTGATCGTGTGATTGGAAACATTGGAAGTCATCCTATTAACAGTTTCTATCTACGTTCTGTTAATTCTTACGATGAGGCTTTTCTAATCTCGTGGTTGTCAGAAGTTCTAAAGCGCAACCTTCAGAGACTTGTTATCATTTGCCACGAACTTGACAGTGTAAACTTTTCACCACTCTTTCCTAGTTTTGGTTCTCTTGTGGAGTTAAGGCTTCGTACAAAGAGCATTCTAGACATTTCGGCTCCAGCTCTTCTCCCTAATCTTAAGTTCTTGAGTCTCGAGGATGCTAGAATCTTCAACTTGTCTTCCGTCTCAACGAACCTCGTTCTGAACTTCCCTGTCTTGGAAACTTTTGAAGCATCTTATTGCCGCTGCTTTAGAACCGATACTGTGATCCTAGATTCTCCATTGCTCAGGATCTTTGAGATGTTCAAGTGTACCTCTGTACACGTACCAAATGCTTCTCAAGTGTGTAAGATCAGGGTGTTAGCTTCAAACCTTGAGAAAATCACATTCTCCGGGAACGATTCCCGgaagattcttctttcttttccacCATCTTTACCTGAAGCTTATCTTGCCCTCAGAAGATCACATTGGTCCAAGAAGTTTCTAAGTAGCTTCACGTGCGTGAAGAGTTTGGGGCTCGAG CTTAGCAAGGATTTTCATGTGTTAAAAGTACCCAAATTCAGACAGTTGGTTTACCTGCATTTGATATACGACATGACACGATATTTTACATTAACACAGTTCCTCGAAGCCGCACCAATACTCGAAATGCTCAGCATCCGC GACCTGACATCTCCTCGTTCATCCCCTACTGAAAAGTTATTGAAGGAACTACGTTCAGAAGAATCCCCGGACTGCATTAGAACAATGCTCAAGGTCCTGCAAATCAGGAATTTTAAGCCAAACAGGCTGCAGACATCAGTGTTGAGGTGCGTGATGGAGAACGCTGGGATTCTTGGATCAGTCATCCTTTCCTCGCCCAATCCGATCACAGAAGAAGCTAAAGCACAGATCTTGTCTTATCCAAAAGCCTCACCTCATGCCTCTGTCTTTTTCGAATGA
- the LOC104745746 gene encoding mitogen-activated protein kinase 19 translates to MMQQGQEKKNMKEVEFFTEYGDANRYRILEVIGKGSYGVVCAAIDTHTGEKVAIKKINDVFEHVSDALRILREVKLLRLLRHPDIVEIKSIMLPPSKREFKDIYVVFELMESDLHQVIKANDDLTREHHQFFLYQMLRALKYMHTANVYHRDLKPKNILANANCKLKVCDFGLARVAFNDTPTTVFWTDYVATRWYRAPELCGSFCSKYTPAIDIWSIGCIFAEVLTGKPLFPGKSVVHQLDLITDLLGTPKSETIAGVRNEKARKYLNEMRKKNLVPFSQKFPNADPLALRLLQRLLAFDPKDRPTAAEALADPYFKCLAKVEREPSCQPISKMEFEFERRRLTKDDIRELIYREILEYHPQLLKDYMNSESSSFLYPSAIGHLRKQFAYLEENSGKSGPVIPPERKHTSLPRSTVHSSAVNSNAQPILNASDTRRVPSEPPRNGIVPSTSAYSTRPLGPPPRVPSGRPGRVVESSVTYENDRNLKESSYDARTSYYRSTVLPPQTVSPNYFFHPNSMNQEKHGGTTVSSQPKPQFVPSQCNSVKPAELNPNPYVQSQHKVGIDAKLLQAQSQFGPAGAAAVAVAAHRNVGAVGYGMS, encoded by the exons ATGATGCAACAAGGTCAGGAGAAGAAG AACATGAAGGAGGTGGAGTTTTTTACAGAGTATGGTGATGCTAACCGTTATAGGATTCTTGAAGTTATTGGGAAAGGAAGCTATGGAGTTGTTTGTGCTGCTATTGATACACATACTGGAGAGAAAGTTGCTATTAAGAAGATTAATGATGTCTTTGAACATGTCTCTGATGCTCTCCGTATCCTCCGTGAGGTTAAGCTTCTTAGGCTCTTGAGGCATCCTGATATCGTTGAAATCAAAAGCATTATGTTGCCGCCTTCtaaaagagagttcaaagatatatatgttGTGTTTGAGCTTATGGAATCTGATCTTCACCAAGTCATCAAAGCTAATGATGATTTGACTCGTGAGCACCATCAGTTTTTTCTTTACCAAATGCTTCGTGCTTTGAAGTATATGCATACAG CTAATGTTTACCATCGTGATCTTAAACCGAAGAACATATTGGCCAATGCGAACTGCAAGTTGAAGGTCTGTGACTTTGGACTAGCAAGAGTGGCGTTTAATGATACACCTACAACAGTCTTTTGGACG GATTATGTTGCCACAAGATGGTACAGGGCACCTGAGCTCTGTGGATCATTCTGTTCTAAG TACACTCCAGCAATTGACATTTGGAGCATTGGCTGCATCTTTGCTGAGGTGTTAACAGGGAAACCTTTGTTTCCTGGAAAAAGTGTCGTCCATCAGTTAGACTTAATTACCGATCTTCTTGGCACACCAAAATCAGAGACCATTGCTGGA GTTCGAAATGAAAAGGCTAGAAAATATTTGAACGAAATGAGGAAGAAAAATCTTGTCCCCTTTTCGCAAAAATTTCCTAACGCAGATCCTTTAGCATTGCGCCTTTTGCAAAGACTGTTGGCTTTTGATCCAAAGGACAGACCGACTGCTGCAGAG GCGTTGGCTGATCCTTACTTTAAGTGTCTTGCTAAGGTTGAAAGAGAACCTTCTTGTCAGCCGATCTCGAAGATGGAATTTGAGTTTGAAAGAAGAAGGTTGACAAAGGATGACATCAGAGAACTAATATACAGGGAGATACTAGAATACCATCCGCAGCTGCTCAAGGATTATATGAACTCTGAAAGCTCAAGTTTTCTATATCCTAG TGCCATCGGTCACTTGAGGAAACAATTTGCGTACCTAGAGGAAAATAGTGGCAAAAGTGGGCCAGTCATACCTCCAGAGAGGAAGCATACTTCACTTCCACG ATCTACAGTTCACTCCAGTGCAGTAAACTCGAACGCTCAACCCATTTTGAATGCATCAGACACTCGACGCGTTCCTTCCGAGCCTCCAAGAAATGGAATAGTTCCATCAACTTCAGCATATTCAACTAGACCTTTAGGGCCTCCACCAAGAGTACCATCAG GTAGACCAGGCCGTGTTGTGGAATCATCTGTAACTTATGAAAATGACAGAAACCTCAAAGAGTCGTCCTATGATGCAAGGACATCATATTACAGAAGCACGGTACTCCCTCCACAGACGGTATCTCCTAACTATTTCTTCCATCCTAACTCCATGAACCAAGAGAAGCACGGTGGTACAACTGTTTCTTCTCAACCAAAACCGCAGTTTGTCCCCTCCCAATGCAACTCCGTGAAGCCAGCTGAGCTGAACCCAAACCCTTATGTCCAATCACAGCACAAGGTGGGTATTGATGCTAAGCTGTTGCAGGCACAATCCCAATTTGGTCCTGCTGGAGCTGCCGCGGTTGCAGTAGCAGCACACCGGAACGTGGGCGCAGTTGGGTATGGCATGTCTTAG
- the LOC104745747 gene encoding LOW QUALITY PROTEIN: pentatricopeptide repeat-containing protein At3g14730 (The sequence of the model RefSeq protein was modified relative to this genomic sequence to represent the inferred CDS: inserted 1 base in 1 codon), giving the protein MTVLIQRIEIQXSVGTLRLLSRNPDLFAATIKPSSASAALLYSTVSVQIEEHPKRYEYHNVATCIAALQRCAQRNDYVSGEQIHGFMVRKRFLEDSPRAVTSLVNMYAKCGLMRRAVTVFAGSERDVFGYNALISGFVVNGFPLDAMEMYREMRANGILPDKYTFPSLLKGSDAMEVYDVKKVHGLAFKLGFDSDCYVGSGLVTSYSKFKSVEDAQKVFDELPERDDSVLWNALVNGYSQIFRFEDALIVFSKMREEGVGLSRHTITSVLSGFTVSGDLDNGRSIHGLAVKTGSDSDIVVSNALIDMYGKSKRLEEAISIFEAMDERDIFTWNSVLCVHDYSGDHDGTLALFKRMLCSGTRPDIVTLTTVLPTCGRLAALKQGREIHGYMIVNGLLNRNSNTEFFIHNSLMDMYVKCGDLRDARMVFDSMRVKDSASWNIMINGYGVQSCGELALDMFSCMCRAGVKPDEITFVGLLQACSHSGFVNEGRSFLAQMETVYNIIPTSDHYACVIDMLGRADKLEEAYELAISIPVCDNPVVWRSILSSCRLHGNNDLALLAGKRLSELEPEHCGGYVLMSNILVEAGKYEQVLDVRETMRQQNVKKTPGCSWITLKNDVHTFFTGDRTHPELKSVHAWLNLLISHMHGNESMMLDHLFV; this is encoded by the exons atgaccGTTTTGATTCAACGGATCGAGATTC TGTCTGTCGGAACTTTAAGGTTGCTCTCACGAAACCCAGATTTATTCGCAGCTACAATAAAGCCTTCTTCTGCTTCAGCTGCATTATTATATTCAACAGTTTCTGTACAAATCGAAGAACACCCGAAGAGATACGAGTACCACAATGTTGCTACATGTATCGCCGCGTTACAACGGTGTGCGCAGCGCAACGATTACGTTTCCGGCGAACAGATCCATGGTTTCATGGTTAGAAAAAGGTTTCTCGAAGATTCTCCACGCGCCGTCACGAGCCTCGTCAACATGTATGCCAAGTGTGGTCTTATGCGGCGTGCGGTGACGGTCTTTGCCGGATCTGAACGCGATGTGTTTGGTTATAACGctttgatttctgggtttgtggTGAATGGGTTTCCTTTGGATGCGATGGAGATGTATAGAGAAATGAGAGCTAATGGGATTTTGCCTGATAAGTATACGTTTCCTAGTTTGCTTAAAGGAAGCGATGCTATGGAGGTTTATGATGTTAAGAAGGTTCATGGGTTAGCGTTTAAACTTGGGTTTGATTCTGATTGTTATGTTGGGAGTGGTTTGGTTACTTCTTATTCGAAGTTCAAGTCAGTGGAAGATGCTCAGAAAGTGTTCGACGAATTGCCTGAGAGAGATGACAGTGTGCTTTGGAATGCTTTGGTCAATGGTTATTCACAGATTTTTAGATTTGAGGATGCTTTGATAGTCTTTAGTAAAATGCGTGAAGAAGGTGTAGGTCTAAGTAGGCATACGATTACAAGCGTCTTGTCAGGTTTTACTGTGTCAGGGGATCTTGACAACGGTAGGTCAATCCATGGTCTTGCGGTGAAAACGGGATCTGATTCTGATATTGTTGTGTCAAATGCGTTGATTGATATGTATGGAAAGAGTAAGCGGCTAGAAGAGGCAATTAGTATATTTGAAGCAATGGATGAGAGAGATATATTTACTTGGAACTCTGTTTTATGTGTTCATGACTACTCTGGTGATCATGATGGAACCTTGGCTCTTTTCAAAAGGATGCTATGTTCTGGAACCCGACCTGATATTGTTACATTGACAACTGTTCTGCCCACTTGCGGTCGTCTAGCTGCATTGAAGCAAGGCAGAGAGATTCATGGCTACATGATCGTCAATGGACTTCTAAACCGTAATTCCAATACTGAATTCTTCATACATAACTCTTTAATGGATATGTACGTGAAATGTGGGGACTTGAGGGACGCTCGGATGGTTTTCGACTCGATGAGGGTTAAAGACTCTGCTTCTTGGAATATCATGATCAATGGTTATGGTGTACAGAGCTGCGGTGAGTTGGCTTTGGATATGTTTTCCTGCATGTGCAGAGCCGGTGTCAAACCCGATGAAATCACATTCGTTGGGTTACTACAAGCGTGTAGCCACTCAGGCTTTGTGAACGAAGGGAGAAGTTTTTTGGCTCAGATGGAGACAGTATATAACATTATCCCAACAAGTGATCACTACGCTTGTGTAATAGACATGCTTGGCCGTGCAGACAAGCTAGAGGAAGCATATGAGTTAGCAATATCAATACCCGTTTGCGATAATCCTGTAGTCTGGAG GTCAATACTGTCATCTTGTCGTCTTCACGGGAACAATGATCTCGCACTATTGGCAGGAAAGCGGCTAAGTGAGCTCGAGCCAGAGCATTGCGGTGGTTATGTATTAATGTCTAATATTCTTGTGGAAGCTGGGAAGTACGAGCAAGTGTTGGACGTTAGAGAGACAATGAGACAGCAGAATGTGAAGAAGACACCAGGTTGCAGCTGGATTACGCTCAAGAACGATGTTCACACGTTCTTTACCGGGGATCGGACTCACCCAGAATTAAAATCTGTCCACGCTTGGTTAAACCTATTGATTTCTCATATGCATGGTAATGAGTCTATGATGCTCGACCACTTATTTGTGTAG